Genomic DNA from Nicotiana tabacum cultivar K326 chromosome 21, ASM71507v2, whole genome shotgun sequence:
TTCTTGAATTCAGTATTTCGGCCTTAGTCTTCGAAACTATATAATCTTGGATAATATAATTAAGGAAAAAGAATCTGCTGGTAATTATGTTAAGAGCTATTATCTTCAGCATCTTAGTATTCATTCAATTGATAATGTATATGCTGATTCCAGTGTTTTTCAAAACGCTTGAGTTTCTTTTCTAGTATTTGAATCTAAGTGCAGTTTTTCTCCGCATAATTGTGCAGTTTCTTACGCCAGAGGCGCGTGTATCTATTGCAGTTGAAGTCCTTAAGTCGTCCACAAGGGCAACAGCTAGTACCAATGCCAAATCCAGAAATTTACGGCAAAAACAGGTTGAAGGATAAAGTCTACAGCAAAAAGGAGGCCAAGCTAAACAAACTGACCCCACTTCCTGGCCCGAAACAGAACGGAAGGATACAGGTCGCTTCCAAGAAGACACCTGATATTCACGTGAGGCAAAAGCACAAATTAGGCGATGGAAAAGATGATGTTTTGCATAATGCAGTTTTAGGTTTGAACCCTAAAGCAAGAGTATATAGTGGAAAGGATGTTCCACCCCGAAAAGGAGCTTTAGCTGTTGATTTGAAGCAGAACGAGAGATTATACATAGCGAACTGTGCTGTCTTATGGAGGAGCAGCACACCTGCTTTTGATTTAAATCAGGAAACTGATCATAGTGGCAAAGAAGCTGCATTGCCTACTCGTGCTCCAGTCTTCGATTTGAATGAAATCTCGGTAAGTATCAAAATAAACATCTAGTACACTTCTCATTTATTTTGTGAGTTATACGTCTTACATCATTTACCTCTAGACTTTCTAATTTTACAGATGGGGGAAGAGGAAACACAAGAAAATTTTGAGCAGGTGCAGTTTGAGGAGTCAAGGAGAATTATCCGAAACCCCAATGATGATCAGcacaatgatttgaagttattgATTTGCAGAAATGTTGGAGAAGGCACTTCTCAGGTGGGAAAGCGAAAATTATCATGGCAAGACCCTGTTGCTTTGCGGGTTTGACCTGTCTTTAACTATTCAGTTAAACATGGTAAGAAAAGTTTGATCGAGCGCTGAGCATTGTTGAACTTGAACTAGCATTACTAGGTCAATTGTTCGGTTGACATGTAGGCTTAtgcttttcctttttttgtgTAAAGGAAGTTCTTATACATGTAATACGTGCACACACTATATGTTGATTGCGAGCAACGAGATATAGTCAGTATAATTCGTTCTCTACATAAAATATCATATGTTCTTCAGCAGTTTTCTGTACAAGCAAGGGATTTGGTTTTCTCTGTTTGTTGGATTCCATATTGATGACATGGGAACTCAAACTTAGGTGTACTTTGTTATTCTTTCTCCACTTCTGCTGCCTGGAATAGTTTACTAAGTTCTTTTTGGATTCTCATCATCGTCGAGACGAGCTCTTCAAACAGGTTCCTTGAGATTAGTTCTGATACCACCTGGTGCAGGAAAAGGAGAATGGGATGTGAGGTAGATGAATTTGAGCGCCTAAGATGGTAGTAAAGGGCAGCCTGgtgtactaagctcccgctatgcgcggggtctggggaagggccggaccacaagggtttattgtacgcagccttaccctacatttctgcaagaggctgttttccctgctcgaacccgtgacctcctggtcacatgataATAACTTTACCGGTTACGCCAATGCTCCCCTGGTATTATCTAAtgaatatttttcaattatcCAGAAGCAATCCTACTCTAATGGAAGAGCTTGTTTTTGGAagctgaaaagaaaatgaaagctcTTTTTATTGAAATGATATTGGCCAATTGTCAAGGTTGTTTTCTAGTTGCTCCTATAGACAAGAACTGCATGAACTTCACTTATTTATCTGGGTTTTAGATGGTGTTTGAAAGGACAAGTGCTTATGAGAAT
This window encodes:
- the LOC107804863 gene encoding uncharacterized protein LOC107804863 isoform X1; amino-acid sequence: MSKKMKRVSLESSSYGVFEDTKARLKHQTLFQDYQELHKETDGMRHKLEDSKLRKLRLLAEIRFLRQRRVYLLQLKSLSRPQGQQLVPMPNPEIYGKNRLKDKVYSKKEAKLNKLTPLPGPKQNGRIQVASKKTPDIHVRQKHKLGDGKDDVLHNAVLGLNPKARVYSGKDVPPRKGALAVDLKQNERLYIANCAVLWRSSTPAFDLNQETDHSGKEAALPTRAPVFDLNEISMGEEETQENFEQVQFEESRRIIRNPNDDQHNDLKLLICRNVGEGTSQVGKRKLSWQDPVALRV
- the LOC107804863 gene encoding uncharacterized protein LOC107804863 isoform X2, translated to MSKKMKRVSLESSSYGVFEDTKARLKHQTLFQDYQELHKETDGMRHKLEDSKLRKLRLLAEIRFLRQRRVYLLQLKSLSRPQGQQLVPMPNPEIYGKNRLKDKVYSKKEAKLNKLTPLPGPKQNGRIQVASKKTPDIHVRQKHKLGDGKDDVLHNAVLGLNPKARVYSGKDVPPRKGALAVDLKQNERLYIANCAVLWRSSTPAFDLNQETDHSGKEAALPTRAPVFDLNEISTF